From the Tripterygium wilfordii isolate XIE 37 chromosome 6, ASM1340144v1, whole genome shotgun sequence genome, one window contains:
- the LOC120001112 gene encoding G-type lectin S-receptor-like serine/threonine-protein kinase At1g67520 isoform X1: MSSQRDTKVWVSVFFSCLFIQPSIHAKDSLRSGETLYYNQTLVSAGEVFVLGFFSFTGWENQYLGVWFKDDKERKPVWVANRDNHILDSSDYLSIRRDGNLVIADESSANWIINSGSLSKTNNTIAKILDTGNLVLLDGDDNGKIIWQSFDYPTDTYLPGMKIGHSNSDPNNKKSWFLLSWSSPSVPSSGTYAFGLDRFNKSLFNVWRRASDVYQPVGLWDGSSFRFFFQNSSEGFNFSLVSNPQEDYLTFNNMGDNFSAWFALDSNGYIIEYRKLQEGITREIHSPCDISNSLGINSQGCLIPRPSMCDAGDGFFEHRGVTQISSIATVSATVGYGDCELICKNNCSCTAYSSVDDGGSCEFYYGDMNDLVSKMNAGNNSVYVRENASQTSDNGRKRKLLVAIIVPVAVVSSTVFCLMFWLYYVQRRKRKCLGMYGFLRRKKENFQWFPWKSQDHTEATLDANNLNEFGAKDVHDHDLPEFSFSRIKAATNQFSYQNKLGEGGFGAVYKGMLLGHEIAVKRLSKYSGQGLEEFKSEVQLISKLQHRNLVNLIGYSVRGEEKILIYEYMPNKSMDSFIFDPSKQHLLDWSQRLHIVEGIAQGLLYLHKYSRLKIIHRDLKTSNILLDAYMNPKISDFGMARICLDNQSGTKTSRIVGTYGYMSPEYALHGLFSTKSDVFSFGVILLEIVSGRRNTAFNDPDSNLNLLGYAWEVWKDGRFMELLHPGLAESSSESEVSLCIQIGLLCSQENADDRPTMSDVVSFLSNKEEILPTPKQPGFSALLNLVGAASSRRRQEQSLNTVSFSGIYGR; the protein is encoded by the exons ATGAGTTCACAAAGAGACACAAAAGTCTGGGTTTCTGTTTTCTTCTCCTGTTTATTTATCCAACCATCAATTCATGCAAAAGACAGCCTCAGATCTGGAGAAACCTTGTACTACAACCAAACGTTGGTTTCAGCAGGTGAGGTTTTTGTGTTGGGTTTCTTCAGCTTCACTGGCTGGGAAAATCAGTACTTGGGAGTATGGTTCAAGGACGACAAAGAGAGGAAACCAGTCTGGGTTGCCAACAGAGACAATCACATCTTGGATTCATCAGATTATCTCTCTATAAGGCGAGACGGGAACTTGGTGATAGCGGACGAATCCTCTGCAAATTGGATCATAAACTCTGGATCACTTTCAAAAACCAACAACACCATAGCAAAAATTCTAGATACAGGAAATCTGGTCCTACTTGATGGAGATGATAATGGCAAGATTATCTGGCAGAGCTTTGACTACCCAACAGACACTTACCTCCCTGGGATGAAAATTGGCCATTCAAACTCAGACCCAAATAATAAGAAGTCCTGGTTTCTTCTGTCATGGTCAAGTCCATCGGTACCAAGCAGTGGAACCTATGCTTTTGGCTTGGACAGGTTTAATAAGTCACTTTTCAATGTCTGGAGAAGAGCTAGTGATGTTTATCAACCGGTTGGTCTATGGGATGGCAGTAGTTTCAGATTCTTCTTTCAGAATTCATCAGAGGggttcaatttcagcttggtATCTAATCCCCAAGAGGATTATCTTACCTTCAATAATATGGGAGATAACTTTTCGGCATGGTTTGCTCTGGACTCAAATGGGTATATAATCGAGTACAGGAAGTTGCAGGAGGGAATAACAAGGGAGATTCATTCACCGTGTGATATAAGTAACTCCTTGGGAATCAATAGCCAGGGATGTTTGATACCAAGGCCAAGTATGTGTGATGCTGGAGATGGGTTCTTTGAGCACAGGGGGGTAACGCAAATTTCGTCCATTGCCACAGTTTCTGCCACTGTTGGTTATGGAGATTGTGAGCTGATATGCAAGAATAATTGTTCATGCACGGCATATTCTTCAGTTGATGATGGAGGTTCTTGTGAATTCTACTATGGAGATATGAATGATCTTGTCAGCAAAATGAATGCTGGAAATAACTCTGTTTATGTTCGTGAAAATGCTTCTCAGACATCAG ACAATGGAAGGAAGAGGAAGCTCTTGGTGGCAATTATAGTCCCAGTGGCAGTTGTTTCCTCCACAGTGTTCTGTTTGATGTTCTGGTTGTATTATGTCCAAAGGAGAAAGCGCAAGTGTTTAG GAATGTATGGATTtctaagaagaaagaaagaaaatttccaATGGTTTCCTTGGAAATCACAGGATCATACAGAGGCTACTCTTGATGCTAACAACCTAAATGAATTTGGCGCGAAGGATGTTCATGATCATGACTTACCAGAGTTCAGCTTCTCAAGAATTAAAGCTGCCACTAATCAGTTCTCTTACCAAAATAAGCTTGGAGAGGGTGGTTTTGGAGCAGTATATAAG GGCATGTTATTAGGACATGAAATTGCAGTCAAAAGGCTTTCTAAATACTCGGGACAAGGGCTGGAGGAGTTCAAGAGTGAGGTGCAATTAATTTCGAAGCTTCAGCACAGGAATCTTGTTAACCTAATAGGATATAGTGTTCGAGGAGAAGAAAAGATTTTAATCTATGAGTACATGCCAAACAAAAGCATGGATTCCTTCATTTTTG ATCCATCAAAGCAACACCTGCTAGATTGGAGTCAGCGACTGCACATTGTGGAAGGGATTGCTCAAGGCCTTCTTTATCTTCATAAATACTCTCGATTGAAAATTATTCATCGGGACCTGAAAACCAGCAACATACTACTGGATGCTTATATGAACCCGAAAATATCGGATTTTGGAATGGCTAGAATCTGCCTTGACAATCAGTCAGGAACGAAAACATCAAGGATAGTCGGAACATA TGGTTATATGTCTCCAGAGTATGCACTCCATGGCCTTTTCTCGACAAAATCTGATGTATTCAGCTTTGGAGTCATTTTACTGGAGATAGTGAGTGGAAGAAGAAACACAGCCTTTAATGACCCTGATAGCAATCTCAACTTGCTAGGTTAT GCCTGGGAGGTTTGGAAGGATGGGAGATTCATGGAATTGTTGCATCCAGGGTTGGCTGAATCGAGCTCAGAAAGTGAAGTTTCATTGTGCATTCAAATAGGACTACTGTGTAGTCAAGAAAATGCAGATGACAGGCCAACCATGTCTGATGTGGTTTCATTCCTTAGCAACAAAGAAGAAATCTTACCAACGCCGAAACAACCTGGATTTTCTGCTCTTCTGAATTTGGTAGGCGCTGCTTCAAGCAGGAGAAGACAAGAGCAATCTCTGAATACAGTTTCGTTTTCAGGAATTTACGGTCGCTAG
- the LOC119999539 gene encoding carbonic anhydrase 2-like isoform X2 — protein MATEGSYEDAIAGLTNLLSQRSDLGDVAAAKIKQITAELQAAGSTGFDPVERIKTGFTHFKKEKYEKNPELFSALSRGQSPKFLVFACSDSRVCPSHILDFQPGEAFIVRNIANMVPPYDLKKYAGMGAAIEYAVLHLKVENIVVIGHSRCGGIKGLMSIPDDGTIASEFIENWVQICSPAKSKVKTESSSLPFDDQCTTCEKEAVNVSLGNLLTYPFVREAVVNDTVSLKGAHYNFINGSFELWDLDFKVSPSLAVV, from the exons ATGGCAACGGAGGGCTCATACGAGGATGCCATTGCTGGGCTCACAAATCTTCTCAG CCAGAGATCCGACCTCGGGGACGTCGCCGCCGCAAAAATCAAGCAGATAACGGCCGAGCTACAGGCTGCCGGCTCGACAGGGTTCGACCCGGTTGAGAGGATCAAAACCGGGTTCACCCACTTCAAGAAAGAGAAATACGA GAAGAATCCAGAATTATTCAGTGCACTTTCCAGAGGACAGAGTCCCAAG TTTCTGGTGTTCGCATGCTCTGATTCAAGAGTTTGCCCCTCGCACATCCTGGATTTCCAACCAGGGGAGGCCTTTATTGTCCGAAACATCGCAAACATGGTTCCACCTTACGACCTG AAAAAATACGCTGGAATGGGAGCGGCCATCGAATATGCTGTGCTTCATCTAAAG GTAGAAAATATAGTGGTGATTGGACACAGCCGCTGTGGAGGTATTAAAGGGCTCATGTCTATCCCGGATGATGGGACCATTGCcag tGAATTCATAGAAAATTGGGTCCAAATATGTTCACCAGCAAAGTCTAAGGTGAAGACAGAATCGAGCAGTTTACCTTTTGACGATCAGTGCACTACCTGCGAGAAG GAGGCTGTGAATGTATCCCTAGGGAATTTACTGACATACCCATTTGTGAGAGAAGCTGTGGTGAACGACACTGTGTCACTCAAGGGCGCACACTATAATTTCATTAATGGAAGTTTCGAGCTTTGGGATCTCGACTTCAAAGTCTCACCATCTCTAGCAGTTGTTTGA
- the LOC119999529 gene encoding AMSH-like ubiquitin thioesterase 2 isoform X2: MSITDPCFRIIKEEESGLASFYPWDSTTSISSRESVCTTFVESQGKCQHVSVHSVTLSSPSPVLSCVQKEARNSHISHISVADSDTQSCNEPTALKVLQDVHISARLMEDFLELARENTEKDLETCGTLGAKLEEGTFYVTTLIVPKQESSSNSCQAMNDEEVFAIQNERSLSPVGWIHTHPSQSCFLSSIDLHTQYSYQVMVPEAFAIVMAPTDTSRTYGIFRLTDPGGMCVLKECQERGFYPHKEPEDGTPMYEQCSNVYKNSNLRFEIFDLR; this comes from the exons ATGTCAATAACCGATCCCTG TTTCAGGATCATTAAAGAGGAAGAAAGTGGGTTGGCGTCCTTTTATCCATGGGATTCGACAACTAGTATTTCTTCTCGGGAATCCGTATGTACAACCTTTGTTGAGTCGCAAGGAAAATGTCAGCATGTCTCTGTTCACTCTGTTACTCTATCTTCTCCATCCCCTGTACTTTCTTGCGTtcaaaaagaagcaagaaattCACATATTTCACATATATCAGTTGCTGATTCCGATACACAGTCGTGCAATGAGCCTACGGCATTGAAGGTTCTGCAGGATGTACATATC TCTGCTCGGTTGATGGAAGATTTTCTTGAACTTGCTAGAGAAAATACCGAGAAGGATCTAGAGACATGCGGAACCCTTGGTGCTAAACTT GAAGAAGGGACATTCTATGTTACCACCCTGATAGTTCCCAAACAGGAATCATCGTCCAATTCT TGTCAAGCTATGAATGATGAAGAGGTTTTTGCTATTCAAAACGAGCGTTCCCTTAGTCCTGTGGGATGGATCCAT ACACATCCTTCCCAAAGTTGTTTCCTGTCATCGATTGATCTGCACACTCAATACTCATATCAG GTAATGGTACCAGAGGCCTTTGCAATTGTCATGGCTCCAACTGATACCTCAAG GACCTATGGGATATTTCGGCTTACTGACCCTGGTGGAATGTGTGTCCTGAAGGAATGCCAAGAGAGAGGTTTTTATCCTCACAAAGAACCGGAAGATGGTACCCCTATGTATGAGCAGTGCAGTAATGTttacaaaaattcaaatctgAGGTTTGAAATCTTTGATTTACGCTGA
- the LOC120001112 gene encoding G-type lectin S-receptor-like serine/threonine-protein kinase At1g67520 isoform X2, which yields MSSQRDTKVWVSVFFSCLFIQPSIHAKDSLRSGETLYYNQTLVSAGEVFVLGFFSFTGWENQYLGVWFKDDKERKPVWVANRDNHILDSSDYLSIRRDGNLVIADESSANWIINSGSLSKTNNTIAKILDTGNLVLLDGDDNGKIIWQSFDYPTDTYLPGMKIGHSNSDPNNKKSWFLLSWSSPSVPSSGTYAFGLDRFNKSLFNVWRRASDVYQPVGLWDGSSFRFFFQNSSEGFNFSLVSNPQEDYLTFNNMGDNFSAWFALDSNGYIIEYRKLQEGITREIHSPCDISNSLGINSQGCLIPRPSMCDAGDGFFEHRGVTQISSIATVSATVGYGDCELICKNNCSCTAYSSVDDGGSCEFYYGDMNDLVSKMNAGNNSVYVRENASQTSDNGRKRKLLVAIIVPVAVVSSTVFCLMFWLYYVQRRKRKCLGMYGFLRRKKENFQWFPWKSQDHTEATLDANNLNEFGAKDVHDHDLPEFSFSRIKAATNQFSYQNKLGEGGFGAVYKGMLLGHEIAVKRLSKYSGQGLEEFKSEVQLISKLQHRNLVNLIGYSVRGEEKILIYEYMPNKSMDSFIFDPSKQHLLDWSQRLHIVEGIAQGLLYLHKYSRLKIIHRDLKTSNILLDAYMNPKISDFGMARICLDNQSGTKTSRIVGT from the exons ATGAGTTCACAAAGAGACACAAAAGTCTGGGTTTCTGTTTTCTTCTCCTGTTTATTTATCCAACCATCAATTCATGCAAAAGACAGCCTCAGATCTGGAGAAACCTTGTACTACAACCAAACGTTGGTTTCAGCAGGTGAGGTTTTTGTGTTGGGTTTCTTCAGCTTCACTGGCTGGGAAAATCAGTACTTGGGAGTATGGTTCAAGGACGACAAAGAGAGGAAACCAGTCTGGGTTGCCAACAGAGACAATCACATCTTGGATTCATCAGATTATCTCTCTATAAGGCGAGACGGGAACTTGGTGATAGCGGACGAATCCTCTGCAAATTGGATCATAAACTCTGGATCACTTTCAAAAACCAACAACACCATAGCAAAAATTCTAGATACAGGAAATCTGGTCCTACTTGATGGAGATGATAATGGCAAGATTATCTGGCAGAGCTTTGACTACCCAACAGACACTTACCTCCCTGGGATGAAAATTGGCCATTCAAACTCAGACCCAAATAATAAGAAGTCCTGGTTTCTTCTGTCATGGTCAAGTCCATCGGTACCAAGCAGTGGAACCTATGCTTTTGGCTTGGACAGGTTTAATAAGTCACTTTTCAATGTCTGGAGAAGAGCTAGTGATGTTTATCAACCGGTTGGTCTATGGGATGGCAGTAGTTTCAGATTCTTCTTTCAGAATTCATCAGAGGggttcaatttcagcttggtATCTAATCCCCAAGAGGATTATCTTACCTTCAATAATATGGGAGATAACTTTTCGGCATGGTTTGCTCTGGACTCAAATGGGTATATAATCGAGTACAGGAAGTTGCAGGAGGGAATAACAAGGGAGATTCATTCACCGTGTGATATAAGTAACTCCTTGGGAATCAATAGCCAGGGATGTTTGATACCAAGGCCAAGTATGTGTGATGCTGGAGATGGGTTCTTTGAGCACAGGGGGGTAACGCAAATTTCGTCCATTGCCACAGTTTCTGCCACTGTTGGTTATGGAGATTGTGAGCTGATATGCAAGAATAATTGTTCATGCACGGCATATTCTTCAGTTGATGATGGAGGTTCTTGTGAATTCTACTATGGAGATATGAATGATCTTGTCAGCAAAATGAATGCTGGAAATAACTCTGTTTATGTTCGTGAAAATGCTTCTCAGACATCAG ACAATGGAAGGAAGAGGAAGCTCTTGGTGGCAATTATAGTCCCAGTGGCAGTTGTTTCCTCCACAGTGTTCTGTTTGATGTTCTGGTTGTATTATGTCCAAAGGAGAAAGCGCAAGTGTTTAG GAATGTATGGATTtctaagaagaaagaaagaaaatttccaATGGTTTCCTTGGAAATCACAGGATCATACAGAGGCTACTCTTGATGCTAACAACCTAAATGAATTTGGCGCGAAGGATGTTCATGATCATGACTTACCAGAGTTCAGCTTCTCAAGAATTAAAGCTGCCACTAATCAGTTCTCTTACCAAAATAAGCTTGGAGAGGGTGGTTTTGGAGCAGTATATAAG GGCATGTTATTAGGACATGAAATTGCAGTCAAAAGGCTTTCTAAATACTCGGGACAAGGGCTGGAGGAGTTCAAGAGTGAGGTGCAATTAATTTCGAAGCTTCAGCACAGGAATCTTGTTAACCTAATAGGATATAGTGTTCGAGGAGAAGAAAAGATTTTAATCTATGAGTACATGCCAAACAAAAGCATGGATTCCTTCATTTTTG ATCCATCAAAGCAACACCTGCTAGATTGGAGTCAGCGACTGCACATTGTGGAAGGGATTGCTCAAGGCCTTCTTTATCTTCATAAATACTCTCGATTGAAAATTATTCATCGGGACCTGAAAACCAGCAACATACTACTGGATGCTTATATGAACCCGAAAATATCGGATTTTGGAATGGCTAGAATCTGCCTTGACAATCAGTCAGGAACGAAAACATCAAGGATAGTCGGAACATA A
- the LOC119999529 gene encoding AMSH-like ubiquitin thioesterase 2 isoform X3 has translation MSITDPCFRIIKEEESGLASFYPWDSTTSISSRESVCTTFVESQGKCQHVSVHSVTLSSPSPVLSCVQKEARNSHISHISVADSDTQSCNEPTALKVLQDVHISARLMEDFLELARENTEKDLETCGTLGAKLEEGTFYVTTLIVPKQESSSNSCQAMNDEEVFAIQNERSLSPVGWIHTHPSQSCFLSSIDLHTQYSYQVMVPEAFAIVMAPTDTSRCLTLKLFLWYASQDLWDISAY, from the exons ATGTCAATAACCGATCCCTG TTTCAGGATCATTAAAGAGGAAGAAAGTGGGTTGGCGTCCTTTTATCCATGGGATTCGACAACTAGTATTTCTTCTCGGGAATCCGTATGTACAACCTTTGTTGAGTCGCAAGGAAAATGTCAGCATGTCTCTGTTCACTCTGTTACTCTATCTTCTCCATCCCCTGTACTTTCTTGCGTtcaaaaagaagcaagaaattCACATATTTCACATATATCAGTTGCTGATTCCGATACACAGTCGTGCAATGAGCCTACGGCATTGAAGGTTCTGCAGGATGTACATATC TCTGCTCGGTTGATGGAAGATTTTCTTGAACTTGCTAGAGAAAATACCGAGAAGGATCTAGAGACATGCGGAACCCTTGGTGCTAAACTT GAAGAAGGGACATTCTATGTTACCACCCTGATAGTTCCCAAACAGGAATCATCGTCCAATTCT TGTCAAGCTATGAATGATGAAGAGGTTTTTGCTATTCAAAACGAGCGTTCCCTTAGTCCTGTGGGATGGATCCAT ACACATCCTTCCCAAAGTTGTTTCCTGTCATCGATTGATCTGCACACTCAATACTCATATCAG GTAATGGTACCAGAGGCCTTTGCAATTGTCATGGCTCCAACTGATACCTCAAGGTGCTTGACTCTTAAATT GTTTTTGTGGTATGCCTCTCAGGACCTATGGGATATTTCGGCTTACTGA
- the LOC119999560 gene encoding nucleolin-like: MQGTPISMNDLAEMINGKFSDDFEANLRLQRGGEDKEEEEQEQEQEEEEEDEDEDEDEDEFSFVVINPDGSPVSADQAFQNGLIRPMYPLFNQDLLYESDTRTLRPPLKKLFIEERDSDKSSDAKEEAVGPYCAWSGKAVDASPEHCKKSNSTGLSKLRRFRELVLRSNSDGKDAFVFFHNNNPSSTTTTTTRTMRTKNIEKSEKKENVEKKTTVKVNVKVEGKGKKAPSAHEQHYVKKKAMTEGEKHRSYLPYRVGFFTSVNGMSRNVHPF; this comes from the coding sequence ATGCAGGGGACTCCGATCTCCATGAACGATCTTGCTGAAATGATCAATGGCAAATTCAGCGATGATTTTGAAGCGAATTTGAGATTACAGAGAGGaggagaagataaagaggaggaggaacaagagcaagaacaagaagaagaggaggaagatgaagatgaagatgaagatgaagatgaattcAGTTTCGTTGTCATAAATCCCGATGGATCTCCGGTTTCTGCGGATCAGGCCTTCCAGAACGGTCTGATCAGGCCGATGTACCCGTTGTTTAACCAAGATCTGCTCTACGAGTCCGATACTCGGACTCTGCGGCCTCCGCTGAAGAAGCTGTTCATCGAGGAACGCGATTCCGACAAATCGTCGGATGCGAAGGAGGAGGCGGTGGGGCCCTACTGCGCGTGGTCGGGGAAGGCGGTGGACGCGTCCCCTGAGCATTGCAAGAAGAGTAATTCTACGGGGCTTTCGAAGTTGAGGAGGTTTCGAGAATTGGTCCTTCGGAGCAACAGCGACGGGAAGGACGCGTTCGTGTTCTTCCATAACAACAATCCTTCGTCAACAACAACCACCACCACGAGAACGATGAGAACGAAGAACATTGAAAAGAGCGAAAAGAAAGAGAACGTTGAGAAGAAGACGACGGTGAAGGTAAACGTGAAAGTGGAAGGGAAAGGCAAAAAAGCACCATCTGCGCACGAGCAGCATTACGTGAAGAAGAAGGCAATGACGGAAGGAGAGAAGCACAGGTCGTATTTGCCATACAGAGTTGGGTTTTTCACCAGCGTCAACGGGATGAGTCGGAATGTTCATCCTTTCTAG
- the LOC119999529 gene encoding AMSH-like ubiquitin thioesterase 2 isoform X1 has protein sequence MSITDPCFRIIKEEESGLASFYPWDSTTSISSRESVCTTFVESQGKCQHVSVHSVTLSSPSPVLSCVQKEARNSHISHISVADSDTQSCNEPTALKVLQDVHISARLMEDFLELARENTEKDLETCGTLGAKLEEGTFYVTTLIVPKQESSSNSCQAMNDEEVFAIQNERSLSPVGWIHTHPSQSCFLSSIDLHTQYSYQVMVPEAFAIVMAPTDTSRCLTLKLTYGIFRLTDPGGMCVLKECQERGFYPHKEPEDGTPMYEQCSNVYKNSNLRFEIFDLR, from the exons ATGTCAATAACCGATCCCTG TTTCAGGATCATTAAAGAGGAAGAAAGTGGGTTGGCGTCCTTTTATCCATGGGATTCGACAACTAGTATTTCTTCTCGGGAATCCGTATGTACAACCTTTGTTGAGTCGCAAGGAAAATGTCAGCATGTCTCTGTTCACTCTGTTACTCTATCTTCTCCATCCCCTGTACTTTCTTGCGTtcaaaaagaagcaagaaattCACATATTTCACATATATCAGTTGCTGATTCCGATACACAGTCGTGCAATGAGCCTACGGCATTGAAGGTTCTGCAGGATGTACATATC TCTGCTCGGTTGATGGAAGATTTTCTTGAACTTGCTAGAGAAAATACCGAGAAGGATCTAGAGACATGCGGAACCCTTGGTGCTAAACTT GAAGAAGGGACATTCTATGTTACCACCCTGATAGTTCCCAAACAGGAATCATCGTCCAATTCT TGTCAAGCTATGAATGATGAAGAGGTTTTTGCTATTCAAAACGAGCGTTCCCTTAGTCCTGTGGGATGGATCCAT ACACATCCTTCCCAAAGTTGTTTCCTGTCATCGATTGATCTGCACACTCAATACTCATATCAG GTAATGGTACCAGAGGCCTTTGCAATTGTCATGGCTCCAACTGATACCTCAAGGTGCTTGACTCTTAAATT GACCTATGGGATATTTCGGCTTACTGACCCTGGTGGAATGTGTGTCCTGAAGGAATGCCAAGAGAGAGGTTTTTATCCTCACAAAGAACCGGAAGATGGTACCCCTATGTATGAGCAGTGCAGTAATGTttacaaaaattcaaatctgAGGTTTGAAATCTTTGATTTACGCTGA
- the LOC119999529 gene encoding AMSH-like ubiquitin thioesterase 2 isoform X4 has product MSITDPCFRIIKEEESGLASFYPWDSTTSISSRESVCTTFVESQGKCQHVSVHSVTLSSPSPVLSCVQKEARNSHISHISVADSDTQSCNEPTALKVLQDVHISARLMEDFLELARENTEKDLETCGTLGAKLEEGTFYVTTLIVPKQESSSNSCQAMNDEEVFAIQNERSLSPVGWIHTHPSQSCFLSSIDLHTQYSYQVMVPEAFAIVMAPTDTSRFLWYASQDLWDISAY; this is encoded by the exons ATGTCAATAACCGATCCCTG TTTCAGGATCATTAAAGAGGAAGAAAGTGGGTTGGCGTCCTTTTATCCATGGGATTCGACAACTAGTATTTCTTCTCGGGAATCCGTATGTACAACCTTTGTTGAGTCGCAAGGAAAATGTCAGCATGTCTCTGTTCACTCTGTTACTCTATCTTCTCCATCCCCTGTACTTTCTTGCGTtcaaaaagaagcaagaaattCACATATTTCACATATATCAGTTGCTGATTCCGATACACAGTCGTGCAATGAGCCTACGGCATTGAAGGTTCTGCAGGATGTACATATC TCTGCTCGGTTGATGGAAGATTTTCTTGAACTTGCTAGAGAAAATACCGAGAAGGATCTAGAGACATGCGGAACCCTTGGTGCTAAACTT GAAGAAGGGACATTCTATGTTACCACCCTGATAGTTCCCAAACAGGAATCATCGTCCAATTCT TGTCAAGCTATGAATGATGAAGAGGTTTTTGCTATTCAAAACGAGCGTTCCCTTAGTCCTGTGGGATGGATCCAT ACACATCCTTCCCAAAGTTGTTTCCTGTCATCGATTGATCTGCACACTCAATACTCATATCAG GTAATGGTACCAGAGGCCTTTGCAATTGTCATGGCTCCAACTGATACCTCAAG GTTTTTGTGGTATGCCTCTCAGGACCTATGGGATATTTCGGCTTACTGA
- the LOC119999539 gene encoding carbonic anhydrase 2-like isoform X1, with translation MAGKFSKCCMMLCCTSKKISREDMATEGSYEDAIAGLTNLLSQRSDLGDVAAAKIKQITAELQAAGSTGFDPVERIKTGFTHFKKEKYEKNPELFSALSRGQSPKFLVFACSDSRVCPSHILDFQPGEAFIVRNIANMVPPYDLKKYAGMGAAIEYAVLHLKVENIVVIGHSRCGGIKGLMSIPDDGTIASEFIENWVQICSPAKSKVKTESSSLPFDDQCTTCEKEAVNVSLGNLLTYPFVREAVVNDTVSLKGAHYNFINGSFELWDLDFKVSPSLAVV, from the exons ATGGCTGGAAAATTTAGCAAGTGTTGCATGATGCTATGTTGCACAAGTAAGAAGATATCG AGAGAAGACATGGCAACGGAGGGCTCATACGAGGATGCCATTGCTGGGCTCACAAATCTTCTCAG CCAGAGATCCGACCTCGGGGACGTCGCCGCCGCAAAAATCAAGCAGATAACGGCCGAGCTACAGGCTGCCGGCTCGACAGGGTTCGACCCGGTTGAGAGGATCAAAACCGGGTTCACCCACTTCAAGAAAGAGAAATACGA GAAGAATCCAGAATTATTCAGTGCACTTTCCAGAGGACAGAGTCCCAAG TTTCTGGTGTTCGCATGCTCTGATTCAAGAGTTTGCCCCTCGCACATCCTGGATTTCCAACCAGGGGAGGCCTTTATTGTCCGAAACATCGCAAACATGGTTCCACCTTACGACCTG AAAAAATACGCTGGAATGGGAGCGGCCATCGAATATGCTGTGCTTCATCTAAAG GTAGAAAATATAGTGGTGATTGGACACAGCCGCTGTGGAGGTATTAAAGGGCTCATGTCTATCCCGGATGATGGGACCATTGCcag tGAATTCATAGAAAATTGGGTCCAAATATGTTCACCAGCAAAGTCTAAGGTGAAGACAGAATCGAGCAGTTTACCTTTTGACGATCAGTGCACTACCTGCGAGAAG GAGGCTGTGAATGTATCCCTAGGGAATTTACTGACATACCCATTTGTGAGAGAAGCTGTGGTGAACGACACTGTGTCACTCAAGGGCGCACACTATAATTTCATTAATGGAAGTTTCGAGCTTTGGGATCTCGACTTCAAAGTCTCACCATCTCTAGCAGTTGTTTGA